Proteins from one Parvibaculum lavamentivorans DS-1 genomic window:
- a CDS encoding MBL fold metallo-hydrolase RNA specificity domain-containing protein has product MFALTSLGGAGTVTGSKHLLTLDGHRILIDCGLFQGLKNLRELNWAPFPVDPRSIDAIVLTHAHLDHSGYLPKIVREGFRGRVFATDTTCNVAALILKDSGYIQEKDADYANRKSYSKHKPALPLYGVRDAERAVEAFTAVPYHKTVSLPGGATLTFRHAGHILGAATAEIGWGGKKILFSGDLGRYGDPVMVDPETVSKADYVVVESTYGNRSHDTADPVEQLGAVIEKTVARGGTVVIPAFAVGRAQSLLYYIWALKQAGRIRDVPVYLDSPMAINASELLCAHLDDHRLSPPLCKQVCDIATYVREVEDSKEITANAHPKIIISASGMATGGRVLHHMKSFAPDRKHTILFSGFQAAGTRGRAMLQGARETKIHGQWVPVRAEIAELPMLSAHADGDEIMRWLSALRRPPQQTFVVHGEPDASEALRVRIGRELGWHVAVPRQDQVFTL; this is encoded by the coding sequence ATGTTTGCTCTGACTTCGCTGGGCGGCGCGGGCACCGTTACGGGCTCCAAACATCTGCTGACGCTGGACGGTCACCGCATCCTCATCGATTGCGGCCTGTTCCAGGGGTTGAAGAACCTGCGCGAGCTCAACTGGGCGCCGTTCCCGGTCGATCCCCGCTCGATCGATGCGATTGTGCTCACCCACGCCCATCTCGATCATTCGGGCTATCTGCCGAAGATCGTCCGCGAGGGCTTTCGCGGCCGCGTCTTCGCAACGGACACAACGTGCAATGTGGCAGCGCTCATTCTGAAGGACAGCGGCTACATCCAGGAGAAGGACGCCGATTACGCCAACCGGAAGTCCTATTCGAAGCACAAGCCGGCATTGCCTCTTTACGGCGTTCGCGACGCCGAGCGCGCGGTCGAGGCCTTTACCGCCGTTCCGTATCACAAAACCGTTTCGCTTCCCGGCGGCGCCACGCTGACCTTCCGCCATGCCGGCCACATCCTCGGTGCCGCTACGGCAGAAATCGGTTGGGGCGGGAAGAAAATCCTTTTTTCGGGCGATCTCGGCCGCTATGGCGATCCGGTGATGGTCGACCCCGAAACTGTCTCGAAGGCCGATTATGTGGTGGTTGAATCGACTTACGGAAACCGCAGCCACGACACGGCCGACCCGGTCGAACAACTCGGAGCCGTGATCGAGAAGACGGTGGCGCGAGGCGGCACGGTGGTGATCCCTGCCTTTGCGGTCGGCCGGGCCCAGTCGCTTCTGTATTACATTTGGGCCCTCAAACAGGCTGGCCGCATCCGGGATGTGCCGGTCTATCTCGACAGCCCGATGGCGATCAATGCGAGCGAACTCCTTTGCGCCCATCTCGACGACCACCGCCTGTCGCCGCCTCTGTGCAAACAGGTCTGCGACATTGCGACCTATGTGCGCGAGGTTGAAGACTCGAAGGAAATCACCGCCAATGCCCATCCAAAGATTATCATCTCGGCGAGCGGCATGGCGACCGGCGGCCGTGTCCTGCATCACATGAAATCCTTTGCGCCGGACCGCAAACACACAATCCTCTTTTCCGGTTTTCAGGCCGCCGGCACGCGCGGACGCGCCATGCTGCAGGGTGCCCGCGAAACGAAGATCCATGGGCAGTGGGTGCCGGTCCGCGCCGAAATTGCAGAATTGCCAATGTTGTCGGCTCATGCCGACGGCGATGAAATCATGCGCTGGCTCTCAGCCCTCCGCCGCCCGCCGCAACAGACCTTCGTCGTTCATGGCGAGCCCGATGCCTCCGAAGCCCTGCGCGTCCGCATCGGCCGGGAACTTGGCTGGCATGTCGCCGTTCCCCGCCAGGACCAGGTCTTCACGCTGTGA
- a CDS encoding copper resistance system multicopper oxidase yields the protein MFPKIFSGPAPLMRGRTIAILGAALLWALPDAAPAVAGEYRLTVETAELEVGGRMVEKMVINGGVPGPTLRLREGEDATITVANKTDEATSVHWHGILLPGIMDGSPGFNGFMGIAPGASYTYTFPIRQSGTYWYHSHSGTQDQTVLGAIVIEPAKPSPFSADRDYVVLLGDATPEDSDRVLRNLKADPGYYNYNKRTLLDFFADVGEEGVGAAVQDRLDWGAMRMDPTDLADVTGYSFLVNGKTPERNETFLFRKGERIRLRLINGAAMTLFDVRIPGLKMTVVAADGNDVNPVPVDELRMGVAERYDVIVEPKEDMPYTLFAESIDRAGYARATLATSEGKVGPIPERRPRALLSMADMGMAHEGHDMGAMDSSAADSGTTDAGAVDHSTMDHSTMGHATAGNAAEADAPETRPVGWASGFPPDAKVLAYSDLRALRPNADNSEPTRTIEMRLTGNMERYVWTLDDARFVEAWPVRVRYGERVRLTFVNETMMAHPMHLHGMFFELETGSKDRRPLKDTVIVPPGQSVSVVLAAREVGGWPLHCHLLYHMVSGMMTTFIVEPPGTADSAITPDGAVVPIGVTKDGPAHGAHAGHGGT from the coding sequence ATGTTTCCGAAAATTTTCTCCGGCCCTGCGCCTCTCATGCGTGGACGGACAATTGCAATCCTCGGCGCCGCGCTGCTCTGGGCGCTGCCCGACGCCGCGCCGGCTGTCGCCGGTGAATATCGCCTGACCGTCGAGACGGCGGAGCTCGAGGTCGGCGGCCGGATGGTCGAGAAGATGGTGATCAATGGCGGCGTTCCGGGGCCGACATTGCGGCTTCGCGAGGGCGAGGACGCGACCATCACGGTCGCCAACAAAACCGATGAAGCGACATCGGTACACTGGCACGGCATTCTTCTGCCCGGCATCATGGACGGGTCCCCGGGTTTCAACGGCTTCATGGGGATCGCGCCGGGCGCTTCCTATACCTACACCTTCCCGATCCGCCAGAGCGGCACCTACTGGTATCACAGCCATTCCGGCACGCAGGATCAGACGGTGCTCGGCGCGATCGTCATCGAACCGGCAAAGCCGTCGCCCTTCAGCGCGGACCGCGACTATGTCGTGCTTCTCGGCGATGCCACGCCCGAGGATTCCGATCGGGTCCTGCGCAATCTCAAGGCCGATCCGGGCTACTACAATTACAACAAGCGCACGCTGCTCGACTTCTTCGCGGATGTCGGCGAGGAGGGCGTCGGCGCCGCCGTCCAGGATCGCCTCGACTGGGGCGCCATGCGGATGGATCCGACCGATCTCGCGGATGTGACCGGTTACTCTTTCCTCGTCAACGGCAAGACGCCCGAACGGAACGAGACTTTTCTCTTTCGCAAAGGCGAGCGTATCCGCCTGCGCCTGATCAACGGCGCGGCGATGACGCTTTTCGATGTGCGGATTCCGGGCTTGAAAATGACCGTCGTCGCCGCGGACGGCAATGATGTGAACCCTGTGCCCGTCGACGAACTCCGGATGGGTGTCGCCGAGCGCTACGACGTCATCGTCGAGCCGAAGGAAGACATGCCTTACACGCTCTTTGCCGAGTCGATCGACCGCGCGGGCTATGCGCGCGCGACGCTGGCGACGTCGGAAGGCAAGGTGGGGCCGATCCCCGAGCGGCGTCCGCGCGCGCTGCTCAGCATGGCCGATATGGGTATGGCACATGAGGGGCACGACATGGGAGCGATGGATTCCAGCGCCGCCGACTCCGGAACCACGGACGCAGGCGCGGTGGATCACAGCACCATGGATCACAGCACCATGGGACATGCCACCGCAGGCAACGCCGCGGAAGCGGACGCGCCCGAAACCCGACCGGTCGGCTGGGCTTCGGGCTTTCCGCCGGACGCGAAAGTGCTGGCCTATAGCGACCTGCGCGCGCTTCGCCCCAACGCCGACAACAGCGAGCCGACCCGCACCATCGAAATGCGCCTCACCGGCAACATGGAACGTTATGTCTGGACGCTCGACGATGCGCGCTTCGTCGAGGCCTGGCCGGTCCGCGTGCGCTATGGCGAGCGCGTTCGTCTCACCTTCGTCAACGAAACGATGATGGCGCATCCGATGCACCTGCACGGCATGTTCTTCGAGCTCGAAACTGGCAGCAAGGATCGCCGGCCCCTGAAGGATACCGTCATCGTGCCGCCGGGGCAGTCCGTCTCCGTCGTTCTGGCGGCGCGCGAGGTCGGCGGCTGGCCGCTTCACTGCCATCTGCTCTACCACATGGTCTCGGGCATGATGACGACCTTCATCGTCGAACCGCCCGGGACGGCCGATAGCGCGATCACGCCGGATGGCGCGGTGGTGCCGATTGGCGTCACGAAAGACGGGCCGGCGCACGGGGCGCATGCCGGACATGGAGGCACGTGA
- a CDS encoding efflux RND transporter periplasmic adaptor subunit, whose amino-acid sequence MPKAFAIAALAAVVAAIGVWSIAGAQSQTYKFEAVSEEIPVGERVRIEVRLHDPSGKPVPAGDIDIVSTRLDMGPDGMAMMDTPLKPVPADAPDVIVFETKIVMAGRWALTIEAEIDGVPAPVKGIVIYTAVEKKADATPATPAAGERKIRYYRNPMGLPDISPVPKKDSMGMDYIPVYEDDFAGPAGTVRVGLEKMQRAGVRTAPVERRDLVRAVRGAGTVMADEARVALVTARFDGFVERLDVRTTGGTVTAGEPLLTAWIESDELLRKQADYLSALSRGGSDVERAAKNLRLFGISSAVIAEMARTRAPARVVTFDAPLGGTVIEKPSLDGMRFSAGDTLFKIADLSALWVMVEIAEQDLAFVRPGQTARLSMPAMPGDTREAIVDFVYPDIGMATRSGRVRLVVPNADGRLKLGHFVSVEIDTLVGGGPALAVPVASVIDDGTRQVVFVARGNGLFEPRDVRLGARAGADVEIREGLAAGEEIVTSGIFLIDAESNLQTALSAFTAEPVAP is encoded by the coding sequence TTGCCCAAAGCGTTCGCGATCGCTGCGCTTGCGGCGGTCGTGGCGGCGATCGGCGTATGGAGTATCGCCGGCGCCCAATCTCAGACCTACAAGTTCGAGGCCGTGTCGGAGGAAATACCGGTCGGCGAGCGCGTCCGGATCGAGGTCCGGCTGCATGACCCGAGCGGCAAGCCCGTGCCGGCCGGGGATATCGACATCGTCTCGACGCGGCTCGACATGGGCCCCGACGGCATGGCGATGATGGATACGCCGCTCAAGCCGGTTCCGGCCGACGCGCCGGATGTCATCGTTTTCGAAACGAAGATCGTGATGGCCGGTCGATGGGCGCTCACGATCGAGGCGGAAATCGACGGCGTGCCGGCGCCCGTCAAGGGCATCGTTATCTACACAGCCGTCGAGAAAAAGGCCGACGCAACCCCTGCCACGCCAGCGGCAGGGGAGCGCAAGATACGTTATTACCGCAACCCGATGGGCCTGCCCGACATATCGCCGGTGCCGAAAAAGGACTCGATGGGGATGGATTACATTCCCGTCTATGAGGACGATTTCGCGGGCCCCGCGGGCACCGTTCGCGTCGGCCTCGAAAAGATGCAGCGCGCCGGCGTCAGGACGGCGCCGGTCGAACGCCGCGACCTTGTCCGCGCGGTCCGCGGCGCCGGCACCGTGATGGCGGACGAGGCCCGCGTCGCGCTGGTAACGGCTCGCTTCGACGGCTTCGTCGAACGTCTCGATGTCCGCACCACCGGCGGCACGGTGACGGCCGGCGAGCCGCTGCTGACAGCCTGGATCGAAAGCGACGAGCTGCTGCGCAAACAGGCCGACTACCTCTCGGCGCTGTCGCGTGGCGGCAGCGATGTCGAACGTGCCGCGAAAAATCTTCGCCTCTTCGGCATTTCCAGCGCCGTCATCGCGGAAATGGCACGCACGCGCGCGCCGGCACGGGTGGTGACTTTCGACGCGCCGCTCGGCGGCACCGTCATCGAAAAGCCCTCGCTCGACGGCATGCGCTTTTCGGCCGGCGATACGCTCTTCAAGATCGCCGATCTCTCGGCGCTCTGGGTGATGGTTGAAATCGCCGAACAGGATCTTGCATTTGTCAGGCCCGGCCAGACCGCGCGATTGTCGATGCCGGCAATGCCCGGAGATACGCGCGAAGCGATTGTCGATTTCGTCTATCCCGATATCGGCATGGCGACCCGCTCGGGCCGGGTCCGGCTGGTTGTGCCGAATGCGGATGGGCGCCTCAAGCTCGGACATTTCGTGAGCGTCGAGATCGACACACTGGTCGGCGGCGGACCGGCTCTTGCGGTACCGGTTGCCTCGGTCATCGATGATGGCACCCGTCAGGTTGTGTTCGTCGCGCGCGGCAACGGGCTCTTCGAACCGCGTGATGTTCGTCTCGGTGCCCGCGCCGGCGCCGATGTCGAAATCAGGGAAGGTCTAGCCGCCGGTGAGGAGATCGTCACTTCCGGCATCTTCCTGATCGATGCCGAGAGCAATCTCCAGACCGCGCTTTCGGCCTTCACCGCCGAACCGGTGGCGCCATGA
- a CDS encoding copper-translocating P-type ATPase — protein sequence MVADFRRRFWVALTLTPPVLLLSPMIQRWFGLAETLAFPGDGLVLFGLSTIVYLHGGWPFLIGFVSELRKRQPGMMTLIALAISAAYFFSVATTFGFPGEPFYWELVTLVAIMLLGHWVEMRSVMGASRALEELVRLLPDSATKVDADGGMREVPISALRPGDRVLVRPGARVPVDGAIVEGSSGFNEAMLTGESRPVAKSTGDRAIGGAINGANAVTIEVTATGDKTYLAQVIDLVRKAQATRSHTQDIANRAASWLTYIALIVGFGTLVVWLALGQSPEFALERMVTVMVVACPHALGLAVPLVVAVSTSLGASNGLLIRDRAAFERARNLNVVVFDKTGTLTEGRFGVSDIVMLDDGDEAKELAFAAAAESQSEHPIARGITAEAERRKLIVPRASDVRNITGEGIAANVEGEDVRIVSPGHLARQGKAAGGERLKQLEAQGKTVVVLTRGGQPRALIALADIVRPESREAIAELASLGLRSVMLTGDARGVAQSVSDELGIAEYFAEVLPDRKSDKIRELQDRGLQVAMAGDGVNDAPALVQADLGIAIGAGTDVAVESADVVLVRSDPRDVAAILGLSRATYRKMVQNLIWATGYNAIAIPMAAGITFGTGFMMTPAVAAVFMSASTVIVAINAQFLRFYRRRG from the coding sequence ATGGTCGCGGATTTCCGGCGCCGGTTCTGGGTTGCGTTGACCCTGACGCCGCCCGTCCTGTTGCTCTCGCCGATGATCCAGCGCTGGTTCGGCCTTGCCGAAACGCTCGCGTTTCCCGGCGATGGGCTCGTGCTCTTCGGGCTTTCCACTATCGTCTATCTCCATGGCGGCTGGCCCTTCCTCATCGGTTTCGTGTCCGAGCTGCGCAAGAGGCAGCCCGGAATGATGACGTTGATCGCGTTGGCGATCTCGGCGGCGTACTTCTTCTCCGTCGCGACGACGTTCGGCTTTCCCGGCGAACCCTTCTATTGGGAGCTGGTAACGCTGGTCGCCATCATGCTCCTCGGCCATTGGGTCGAAATGCGCTCCGTCATGGGCGCGTCGCGTGCTCTCGAAGAACTCGTGCGGCTGTTGCCGGATAGCGCGACGAAGGTCGACGCCGATGGCGGGATGCGCGAGGTGCCGATCTCTGCTCTGCGGCCGGGCGACAGGGTCCTTGTTCGGCCGGGTGCCAGGGTCCCTGTGGATGGCGCGATCGTTGAGGGATCTTCGGGTTTCAATGAAGCGATGCTGACGGGCGAATCCCGCCCGGTCGCCAAATCGACGGGTGACCGTGCGATCGGCGGCGCGATCAACGGCGCGAACGCGGTCACGATCGAGGTAACGGCCACTGGCGATAAAACCTACCTCGCCCAGGTCATAGATCTTGTCAGGAAGGCCCAGGCGACACGTTCGCACACCCAGGATATCGCGAACCGCGCGGCATCCTGGCTGACATATATCGCCTTGATTGTCGGTTTCGGCACGCTTGTTGTCTGGCTCGCGCTCGGACAGTCGCCCGAATTTGCTCTCGAGCGCATGGTGACGGTGATGGTCGTCGCTTGCCCGCATGCCCTCGGCCTGGCCGTTCCGCTGGTGGTCGCCGTCAGCACGTCACTCGGTGCCAGCAACGGCCTTCTCATCCGCGACCGGGCCGCGTTTGAGCGCGCGCGCAATCTGAACGTCGTGGTTTTCGACAAGACGGGCACTCTGACCGAAGGTCGGTTCGGCGTGAGTGACATCGTCATGCTGGACGATGGCGACGAAGCGAAGGAGCTAGCCTTCGCGGCAGCCGCCGAAAGCCAGTCCGAGCATCCGATAGCCCGTGGGATCACGGCGGAGGCCGAACGGCGGAAGCTGATTGTCCCCCGGGCGAGCGACGTCCGCAATATCACCGGTGAAGGCATCGCGGCAAATGTCGAGGGAGAGGATGTGCGCATTGTCAGCCCCGGGCATCTTGCGCGGCAGGGCAAAGCCGCGGGCGGCGAACGGCTGAAGCAACTCGAGGCGCAAGGCAAGACCGTCGTGGTGCTGACGCGCGGGGGACAACCGCGCGCACTGATTGCGTTGGCCGATATCGTCAGGCCGGAGTCGAGGGAAGCCATCGCCGAACTGGCGAGTCTCGGCCTCAGGTCCGTCATGCTGACCGGGGATGCCAGGGGCGTGGCACAATCGGTATCGGACGAACTTGGCATCGCCGAGTATTTTGCGGAAGTGCTGCCCGACCGGAAGTCGGACAAGATCAGGGAACTCCAGGACCGCGGGCTTCAGGTCGCCATGGCCGGCGACGGCGTGAACGATGCCCCAGCGCTGGTGCAGGCCGACCTCGGCATCGCCATCGGAGCCGGCACGGACGTGGCGGTGGAATCGGCCGACGTCGTGCTGGTCAGGAGCGATCCGCGCGACGTGGCCGCGATCCTCGGCCTGTCGCGCGCGACCTATCGCAAAATGGTCCAGAACCTGATCTGGGCGACGGGATACAACGCCATAGCCATCCCGATGGCGGCCGGTATCACTTTCGGAACCGGTTTCATGATGACGCCGGCCGTTGCCGCCGTCTTCATGTCGGCGAGCACCGTCATCGTCGCCATCAACGCACAATTTCTGCGCTTCTACAGGCGGCGCGGATGA
- a CDS encoding copper resistance protein B produces the protein MKNTLALALVLAVGAASASHAREAMPDDHGPDLFNMIKLEADYADAHDGLWNWNLDGWVGGDVDRLWIRSEGEIADGDVEKAEAQIFYGRNVHPFWDLLLGIRQDFEPDSETYLAAGAVGLAPYFFETEATAFLSTEGDLSARFEQGFDLPITQKLIAEPHVELNVFAQDVPERGIGAGFSSIEAGLQLRYEVVRKFAPYVDLVWERELGETASRARASGEDVEDTTLRVGVRAWF, from the coding sequence ATGAAAAACACTCTTGCGCTCGCTCTCGTCCTCGCTGTCGGCGCCGCCTCGGCGTCGCACGCGCGGGAAGCCATGCCAGACGACCACGGCCCCGATCTCTTCAACATGATCAAGCTGGAAGCCGATTATGCCGATGCGCATGACGGCTTGTGGAACTGGAACCTCGATGGCTGGGTCGGCGGCGATGTCGATCGCCTCTGGATAAGGTCGGAGGGCGAGATTGCCGACGGCGATGTCGAGAAGGCGGAAGCCCAGATCTTCTACGGCCGGAATGTCCACCCCTTCTGGGACCTGCTGCTCGGCATCCGGCAGGATTTCGAGCCGGACAGTGAAACATATCTCGCCGCCGGCGCCGTCGGCCTCGCGCCTTACTTCTTCGAAACGGAAGCGACCGCTTTTCTCTCGACGGAAGGCGATCTCTCGGCGCGCTTCGAACAGGGTTTCGATCTTCCGATCACGCAAAAGCTGATCGCCGAACCGCATGTCGAGCTGAATGTCTTCGCGCAGGATGTCCCCGAGCGGGGGATCGGCGCCGGCTTCAGCAGCATCGAGGCGGGCCTTCAGCTCCGCTACGAAGTGGTGCGGAAATTCGCGCCTTACGTCGATCTCGTCTGGGAGCGCGAACTTGGCGAGACGGCATCGCGCGCGCGCGCAAGCGGCGAGGATGTCGAGGACACGACCCTGCGCGTCGGCGTGAGAGCCTGGTTCTGA
- a CDS encoding DUF5676 family membrane protein — translation MDRTGRTAIVPLGMTLGTFLVVTYILCVLYGLLVSDAGMHRLLSDLLPGFTWITWPSFFIGLVWSFVFGWYIAVVFAPIHNFFIARAGKSGTV, via the coding sequence ATGGACAGGACAGGACGTACTGCAATCGTTCCGCTGGGGATGACCCTCGGCACATTCCTCGTCGTTACCTACATTCTGTGCGTGCTTTACGGTCTTCTGGTGTCGGATGCGGGCATGCACCGGCTCCTGTCCGACCTGCTGCCCGGTTTCACATGGATCACATGGCCGAGCTTCTTCATCGGCCTTGTCTGGTCCTTCGTTTTCGGCTGGTACATCGCGGTCGTCTTCGCGCCGATCCATAATTTCTTCATCGCGCGCGCCGGGAAATCCGGGACCGTCTGA
- a CDS encoding cupredoxin family protein, producing MKHAIRKSLLMAAAFGLLTGPVIAAGTGHDHGSMPGMTGDMTDMMGEMDRQMADTSAFGHKDSAAKATRTVEIEASDIKFDTAGLTFEAGETVRFVVVNNGEQPHEFTIGDADYQETARRMMTHMTEMGMDPVAPEHAAMHAPAGNTVTLDIGETKEIVWTFTKAGTFEFSCNIPGHSEVGMKGTIAVN from the coding sequence ATGAAACACGCAATCCGGAAGTCACTGTTGATGGCGGCGGCCTTCGGCCTGTTGACGGGCCCGGTCATCGCCGCCGGGACCGGTCACGACCACGGATCGATGCCGGGCATGACGGGCGACATGACGGACATGATGGGCGAGATGGACCGGCAGATGGCCGACACCTCGGCCTTCGGTCACAAGGACAGCGCGGCGAAAGCCACAAGGACCGTCGAGATCGAAGCATCCGACATCAAATTCGACACGGCCGGATTGACCTTCGAGGCTGGCGAAACGGTACGTTTTGTGGTCGTCAACAATGGTGAACAGCCGCATGAATTCACCATCGGCGACGCGGACTATCAGGAAACGGCGCGCAGGATGATGACGCACATGACCGAAATGGGAATGGATCCGGTCGCGCCGGAGCATGCGGCGATGCACGCCCCGGCCGGCAACACCGTCACGCTCGATATCGGCGAGACGAAGGAGATCGTCTGGACGTTCACCAAAGCGGGGACGTTCGAGTTTTCATGCAACATACCCGGCCATTCGGAAGTGGGCATGAAGGGAACGATCGCAGTGAACTGA